GTCGTGCGGACGTGAACGGTCCTTAACAACGCACGGAGCGCAGCAATCGCTCCTTCGGAGCACGGGGTGAGACGCGTTGGCAATCTCTGAGACGGGACTGGTCGCCACCGGGCGGGCGATCGCCGAGCGGCGCCGCGGCCAGGAGGAGCGTGACCGCGACCGCGGGCTCAGCGGGCTCATCGAGGACATCGACGCCGTCCTCGACGGCCTCGAGCAGCTGCATCTCCTCGACCAGCATCGGGTGCCGGCCTCGTACGCCGCGCGGTTGGAGCACCTGTCCGCCAGCCTCCCCGCCGACGTCCGCTGCGACCTCCCCACCGGCACCACGATCGCGCGCCTGATGGAGACCCTCTACGCGATCCAGGGGAAGCTCATGAGCCGGAGATCGGGACGGACCGGCGATCCGGGTCGGGACGACACCGCACCTCGCACCCCACCCGACGGCTGGTACTGGTCGGGGCTTCGGTGAGCCGGACGGTCAGCTGCGGTGCGTCCTCTCCGGGTGCGGCTCGCGGACGTCGAGGCGGCGGACCGGCATCGGGAGCAGCGCGGAGTCGGAGAGCGGCACGGTGGTGAAGTTGCGCACCACCGGGCGCAGCCGGGCGAGGTCGCGGCTGCCCTCCTCGGAGCTGTAGGCCCAGGTCGACCAGCTGGCGGCGTCGTCCCACTCCTCGAGGGCGACCACCTGGGGCGACCCCGGGCCGGCGTTCTGCCAGACGTCGAGGCGGCGGAAGCCGGCGCGGCGGTTCCAGTCGACCACCATCG
This genomic interval from Candidatus Dormiibacterota bacterium contains the following:
- a CDS encoding antibiotic biosynthesis monooxygenase → MFRVLLSWDVAPGMEAEHAVRLRAMVVDWNRRAGFRRLDVWQNAGPGSPQVVALEEWDDAASWSTWAYSSEEGSRDLARLRPVVRNFTTVPLSDSALLPMPVRRLDVREPHPERTHRS